From Ailuropoda melanoleuca isolate Jingjing chromosome 17, ASM200744v2, whole genome shotgun sequence, the proteins below share one genomic window:
- the NEURL4 gene encoding neuralized-like protein 4 isoform X4 codes for MAAGSGGSGGSGGGPGPGPGGGGGPGGSGAGPGSGGGLGSGGELHPRTGRLVSLSACGRTARRQQPGQEFNHGLVLSREPLRDGRVFTVRIDRKVNSWSGSIEIGVTALDPSVLDFPSSATGLKGGSWVVSGCSVLRDGRSVLEEYGQDLDQLGEGDRVGVERTVSGELRLWVNGRDCGVAATGLPARVWAVVDLYGKCTQITVLPPEPGFSPPTPIPTPPLEPSAPPEDSALTEQGTSGDEDFASMELSEVVGNAILSAYNGGLLNVNLSSPPAGDGLGSGGAATSPILTSNDALLFHEKCGTLIKLSNNNKTAERRRPLDEFNNGVVMTNRPLRDNEMFEIRIDKLVDKWSGSIEIGVTTHNPNNLEYPATMTNLQSGTIMMSGCGILTNGKGTRREYCEFSLDELQEGDHIGLTRKSNSALHFFINGIDQGVATPLTPPVVYGVVDLYGMAVKVTIVHNNNHSDRLRRNNAILRALSPEGALRRTAPAAQAEPERLLFHPNCGQKAAITHEGRTALRPHATDDFNHGVVLSSRALRDGEVFQVRIDKMVDKWAGSIEIGVTTHNPAYLQLPSTMTNLRSGTWMMTGNGVMHNGTTILDEYGHNLDRLKAGDTVGVVRREDGTLHFFVNGMTQGPAAWNVPPGVYAVVDLYGQAAQATIVDDVEVPPVPEPLPEGNNQVSPSSPSSGAGGSDLRFHQLHGSNAVITNGGRTALRHNCRSEFNDAIVISNRALRDGELFEIVIQKMVDRWSGSIEAGVTAIRPEDLEFPNTMTDIDYDTWMLSGTAIMQDGNTMRNNYGCDLDALGTGARIGMMRTAKGDLHYFIDGQDQGAACSGLPPEVYAVVDLYGQCVQVSITSATGPMDNSLATSNTATEKSFPLHSPVAGVAHRFHSTCGKNVTLEEDGTRAVRAAGYAHGLVFSTKELKPEEVFEVKVEELDEKWAGSLRVGLTTLAPGEMGPGAGGGPGLPPSLPELRTKTTWMVSSCEVRRDGQLQRMNYGRNLERLGVGSRVGIRRGADDTMHVLVDGEDMGPAATGIAKNVWAVLDLYGPVRSVSVVSSTRLEEPEGTQPPSPSSDTGSEGEEDDDGEEHGLRGQNQVAVMPTALEFLENHGKNIVLSNGNRTATRVASYNQGIVVVSQPLVPQLLVQVRIDFLNRQWTSSLVLGVITCPPERLNFPASACALKRAAWLLRGRGIFHNGLKICEKFGPNLDTCPEGTVLGLRLDSSGGLHLHVNGMDQGVAVPDVPQPCHALVDLYGQCEQVTIVSPEPGATSGKSAGTQGDMEKADMVDGIKESVCWGPLPAASPLKSCEYHGLCSRFQELLLLPEDYFMPPPKRSLCYCESCRKLRGDEAHRRRGEPPREYALPFGWCRFNLRVNPRLEAGTLTKKWHMAYHGSNVAAVRRVLDRGELGAGTASILSCRPSKGEPGVGFEEPGENCAPPREEQPPPVLLSPSLQYAGAETLASKVQFRDPKSQRTHQAQVAFQVCVRPGSYTPGPPSAALREPPDPHFSPAELEWVTKEKGATLLYALLVRVE; via the exons ATGGCGGCGGGGTCGGGTGGGAGTGGGGGCTCTGGGGGAGGCCCCGGGCCGgggccgggtgggggtgggggccccgGCGGGAGCGGCGCAGGGCCGGGGTCCGGCGGGGGTCTGGGCAGCGGCGGGGAGCTGCACCCGCGCACTGGGCGCCTGGTGAGCCTGTCGGCCTGTGGGCGTACAGCGCGGCGGCAGCAGCCGGGCCAGGAGTTTAACCACGGGCTGGTGTTGAGCCGGGAGCCCTTGCGCGATGGACGCGTCTTCACCGTCCGCATCGACCGCAAG GTCAACTCCTGGAGTGGCTCCATTGAGATTGGGGTGACGGCACTGGACCCCAGTGTGCTGGACTTCCCAAGCAGCGCCACAGGGCTGAAGGGGGGCTCATGGGTAGTGTCAGGCTGCTCGGTGTTGAGGGATGGACGTTCTGTGCTGGAGGAGTACGGTCAGGACCTGGACCAGCTTGGTGAAGGGGACCGTGTGGGCGTGGAGCGCACAGTTTCCGGGGAGCTGCGGCTCTGGGTGAATGGGCGGGATTGCGGGGTGGCTGCCACGGGCCTTCCCGCTCGTGTCTGGGCCGTCGTGGACCTTTACGGCAAGTGCACCCAGATCACCGTGCTACCCCCTGAGCCAGGTTTCAGCCCCCCTACTCCcatccccacacctcccctcGAGCCCTCTGCGCCCCCCGAAGATTCCGCCTTGACTGAACAGGGGACCTCTGGGGATGAAG ACTTTGCCAGCATGGAGCTGTCCGAAGTGGTGGGCAACGCCATCCTGTCTGCCTACAACGGGGGGCTCCTGAATGTCAACCTGAGCTCCCCGCCGGCAGGGGACGGACTGGGGTCTGGCGGTGCCGCCACCTCGCCCATCCTCACTTCCAACGATGCCCTGCTCTTTCACGAGAAGTGCGGGACCCTCATCAAACTCAGCAACAACAATAAGACCGCCGAGCGCCGCCGGCCCCTGGATGAATTCAACAATGGGGTTGTCATGACCAACCGTCCGCTCCGGGACAATGAGATGTTCGAG ATCCGCATCGACAAGCTCGTGGACAAGTGGTCAGGCTCCATTGAGATCGGTGTCACCACCCACAACCCCAACAACCTGGAGTACCCAGCCACCATGACCAACCTGCAGTCAG GCACCATCATGATGAGTGGCTGTGGGATTCTGACCAACGGCAAGGGCACGCGCCGGGAGTACTGTGAATTCAGTCTGGACGAGCTGCAG GAAGGCGACCACATTGGTCTCACAAGGAAGTCCAACTCTGCCCTACACTTCTTCATTAATGGCATCGACCAGG GCGTGGCTACCCCACTGACGCCCCCGGTGGTGTACGGAGTGGTGGACTTATACGGGATGGCAGTGAAGGTGACCATCGTGCACAACAACAACCATAGCGACCGCCTGCGCCGCAACAATGCCATCCTGCGGGCGCTGTCCCCCGAGGGCGCCCTCCGCCGCACAGCCCCGGCTGCTCAGGCAGAGCCTGAGCGCCTGCTTTTCCACCCCAACTGCGGGCAGAAGGCAGCTATCACCCACGAGGGACGCACGGCCCTGAGGCCCCA TGCCACCGATGACTTCAACCACGGCGTGGTGCTGAGCAGCAGGGCCCTGCGGGACGGAGAGGTGTTCCAGGTGCGCATCGACAAGATGGTGGACAAGTGGGCCGGCTCCATCGAGATCGGCGTCACCACCCACAACCCCGCCTACCTCCAGCTACCCTCCACCATGACCAACTTGCGCTCTG GGACCTGGATGATGACTGGGAACGGGGTGATGCACAACGGGACGACCATCTTGGACGAATACGGGCACAACCTGGACCGCCTCAAG GCAGGGGACACGGTGGGCGTGGTGCGGCGGGAGGACGGGACCCTGCACTTCTTCGTCAACGGGATGACTCAGGGCCCTGCGGCCTGGAACGTGCCCCCGGGCGTCTACGCTGTCGTTGACCTGTATGGCCAGGCGGCCCAGGCTACCATCGTGGACGACGTGG AGGTGCCCCCGGTGCCCGAGCCGCTGCCCGAAGGGAACAACCAGGTGTCGCCCAGCTCCCCGTCGTCAGGGGCCGGGGGCTCCGACCTGCGCTTCCACCAGCTGCACGGCAGCAACGCCGTCATCACCAACGGGGGCCGCACCGCACTCCGGCACAACTGCCGCAGCGAGTTCAATGACGCCATCGTCATCTCCAACCG GGCCCTGCGGGACGGAGAGCTGTTTGAGATCGTCATTCAGAAGATGGTGGACCGCTGGTCAGGCTCCATCGAGGCTG gggTGACCGCTATTCGGCCAGAGGACCTCGAATTCCCCAACACCATGACGGACATCGACTACGACACGTGGATGCTGAG CGGCACGGCCATCATGCAGGACGGGAACACCATGCGCAACAACTACGGCTGCGACCTGGACGCGCTGGGCACGGGCGCGCGCATCGGGATGATGCGCACTGCCAAGGGCGACCTGCATTACTTCATCGACGGCCAGGACCAGGGCGCCGCCTGCTCAGGCTTGCCTCCGG AGGTGTATGCGGTGGTGGACCTGTACGGCCAGTGTGTCCAGGTGTCCATCACCAGTGCCACCGGCCCCATGGACAACAGCCTGGCGACCAGCAACACCGCCACCGAGAAGTCCTTCCCCCTGCACTCCCCAG TGGCCGGCGTGGCTCACCGGTTCCACAGCACCTGTGGCAAGAACGTGACCCTGGAGGAGGATGGCACGAGGGCGGTGCGCGCGGCCGGCTACGCTCATGGCCTCGTCTTCAGCACCAAGGAGCTCAAGCCAGAGGAGGTCTTTGAG GTGAAGGTGGAAGAGCTGGACGAGAAGTGGGCGGGCTCCCTGCGGGTCGGGCTGACCACGCTGGCGCCTGGGGAGATGGGGCCCGGTGCAGGCGGGGGCCCGgggctgcccccctccctcccggaGCTCCGGACGAAGACCACCTGGATGGTGTCCAGCTGTGAAGTGAGGCGCGACGGGCAGCTCCAGAGGATGAACTACGGCCGGAACCTCgagaggctgggg GTGGGGAGCCGGGTGGGCATCCGTCGGGGCGCAGATGACACGATGCACGTCCTGGTGGATGGAGAGGACATGGGGCCCGCGGCCACCGGCATCGCCAAG AACGTGTGGGCCGTGCTGGATCTCTACGGTCCGGTGCGGAGCGTGTCTGTCGTGAGCTCCACGAGGCTGGAGGAGCCGGAGGGCACCCAGCCGCCGTCTCCCAGCTCGGACACTGGCAGTGAGGGCGAGGAAGACGACGACGGGGAGGAGCACGGCCTGAGG GGCCAGAATCAAGTGGCCGTTATGCCCACGGCCCTCGAGTTCCTGGAGAACCATGGGAAGAACATCGTCCTGTCCAACGGGAACCGGACGGCTACGCGGGTGGCCAGCTACAATCAGGGCATCGTCGTCGTCAGCCAGCCCCTGGTGCCCCAGCTGCTGGTCCAG GTGCGGATAGACTTCCTGAACCGACAGTGGACATCTTCCCTGGTTCTGGGAGTCATCACCTGCCCGCCTGAGAGGCTCAActtccctgcttctgcctgtGCCCTCAAGCGGGCGGCCTGGCTGCTCCGGGGTCGTGGTATCTTCCACAACGGTCTCAag ATCTGTGAGAAGTTTGGGCCAAATCTGGACACGTGTCCCGAAGGCACCGTCCTGGGACTGCGGCTGGACAGCTCGGGTGGGCTGCATCTGCACGTCAACGGCATGGACCAGGGCGTGGCTGTGCCCGAcgtcccccagccctgccacgcGCTCGTGGACCTCTACGGGCAGTGTGAGCAG GTGACAATCGTGAGTCCTGAACCAGGGGCTACCAGCGGGAAGAGTGCTGGAACCCAGGGTGACATGGAGAAAGCGGACATGGTGGATG GCATCAAGGAGAGCGTGTGCTGGGGCCCACTGCCTGCCGCCAGCCCTCTCAAGAGCTGCGAGTACCACGGCCTCTGCTCCCGCTTCCAAGAGCTGCTGTTGCTTCCCG AGGATTATTTCATGCCCCCGCCAAAGCGGAGCCTGTGCTACTGTGAGTCTTGCCGGAAGCTCCGAGGGGACGAGGCCCACAGGCGCCGTGGGGAGCCCCCTCGGGAGTACGCTCTACCGTTCGGCTGGTGCAGGTTCAACCTCAG GGTGAATCCCCGCCTGGAAGCTGGGACGCTGACCAAGAAGTGGCACATGGCGTATCACGGGAGCAATGTGGCAGCCGTCCGGAGGGTGCTGGACCGAGGGGAGCTGGGAGCAG GCACCGCCTCCATCCTGAGCTGCCGGCCCTCGAAAGGGGAGCCTGGGGTAGGGTTTGAGGAGCCTGGCGAGAACTGCGCACCCCCGCGGGAGGAGCAGCCCCCTCCGGTGttgctttccccctccctccagtaTGCTGGGGCTGAGACCCTGGCATCCAAAGTGCA ATTCCGGGACCCCAAGTCCCAGCGGACGCACCAGGCCCAGGTGGCGTTCCAGGTGTGCGTGCGCCCCGGCTCCTACACCCCCGGGCCCCCTTCGGCCGCCCTCCGAGAACCTCCCGACCCCCACTTCAGCCCAGCTGAACTCGAGTGGGTAACCAAGGAGAAGGGGGCCACTCTCCTCTATGCCCTGCTGGTGCGGGTGGAGTGA
- the NEURL4 gene encoding neuralized-like protein 4 isoform X2: MAAGSGGSGGSGGGPGPGPGGGGGPGGSGAGPGSGGGLGSGGELHPRTGRLVSLSACGRTARRQQPGQEFNHGLVLSREPLRDGRVFTVRIDRKVNSWSGSIEIGVTALDPSVLDFPSSATGLKGGSWVVSGCSVLRDGRSVLEEYGQDLDQLGEGDRVGVERTVSGELRLWVNGRDCGVAATGLPARVWAVVDLYGKCTQITVLPPEPGFSPPTPIPTPPLEPSAPPEDSALTEQGTSGDEAFMVSPAQARPETFPNSLESHNDFASMELSEVVGNAILSAYNGGLLNVNLSSPPAGDGLGSGGAATSPILTSNDALLFHEKCGTLIKLSNNNKTAERRRPLDEFNNGVVMTNRPLRDNEMFEIRIDKLVDKWSGSIEIGVTTHNPNNLEYPATMTNLQSGTIMMSGCGILTNGKGTRREYCEFSLDELQEGDHIGLTRKSNSALHFFINGIDQGVATPLTPPVVYGVVDLYGMAVKVTIVHNNNHSDRLRRNNAILRALSPEGALRRTAPAAQAEPERLLFHPNCGQKAAITHEGRTALRPHATDDFNHGVVLSSRALRDGEVFQVRIDKMVDKWAGSIEIGVTTHNPAYLQLPSTMTNLRSGTWMMTGNGVMHNGTTILDEYGHNLDRLKAGDTVGVVRREDGTLHFFVNGMTQGPAAWNVPPGVYAVVDLYGQAAQATIVDDVEVPPVPEPLPEGNNQVSPSSPSSGAGGSDLRFHQLHGSNAVITNGGRTALRHNCRSEFNDAIVISNRALRDGELFEIVIQKMVDRWSGSIEAGVTAIRPEDLEFPNTMTDIDYDTWMLSGTAIMQDGNTMRNNYGCDLDALGTGARIGMMRTAKGDLHYFIDGQDQGAACSGLPPEVYAVVDLYGQCVQVSITSATGPMDNSLATSNTATEKSFPLHSPVAGVAHRFHSTCGKNVTLEEDGTRAVRAAGYAHGLVFSTKELKPEEVFEVKVEELDEKWAGSLRVGLTTLAPGEMGPGAGGGPGLPPSLPELRTKTTWMVSSCEVRRDGQLQRMNYGRNLERLGVGSRVGIRRGADDTMHVLVDGEDMGPAATGIAKNVWAVLDLYGPVRSVSVVSSTRLEEPEGTQPPSPSSDTGSEGEEDDDGEEHGLRGQNQVAVMPTALEFLENHGKNIVLSNGNRTATRVASYNQGIVVVSQPLVPQLLVQVRIDFLNRQWTSSLVLGVITCPPERLNFPASACALKRAAWLLRGRGIFHNGLKICEKFGPNLDTCPEGTVLGLRLDSSGGLHLHVNGMDQGVAVPDVPQPCHALVDLYGQCEQVTIVSPEPGATSGKSAGTQGDMEKADMVDGIKESVCWGPLPAASPLKSCEYHGLCSRFQELLLLPEDYFMPPPKRSLCYCESCRKLRGDEAHRRRGEPPREYALPFGWCRFNLRVNPRLEAGTLTKKWHMAYHGSNVAAVRRVLDRGELGAGTASILSCRPSKGEPGVGFEEPGENCAPPREEQPPPVLLSPSLQYAGAETLASKVQFRDPKSQRTHQAQVAFQVCVRPGSYTPGPPSAALREPPDPHFSPAELEWVTKEKGATLLYALLVRVE, encoded by the exons ATGGCGGCGGGGTCGGGTGGGAGTGGGGGCTCTGGGGGAGGCCCCGGGCCGgggccgggtgggggtgggggccccgGCGGGAGCGGCGCAGGGCCGGGGTCCGGCGGGGGTCTGGGCAGCGGCGGGGAGCTGCACCCGCGCACTGGGCGCCTGGTGAGCCTGTCGGCCTGTGGGCGTACAGCGCGGCGGCAGCAGCCGGGCCAGGAGTTTAACCACGGGCTGGTGTTGAGCCGGGAGCCCTTGCGCGATGGACGCGTCTTCACCGTCCGCATCGACCGCAAG GTCAACTCCTGGAGTGGCTCCATTGAGATTGGGGTGACGGCACTGGACCCCAGTGTGCTGGACTTCCCAAGCAGCGCCACAGGGCTGAAGGGGGGCTCATGGGTAGTGTCAGGCTGCTCGGTGTTGAGGGATGGACGTTCTGTGCTGGAGGAGTACGGTCAGGACCTGGACCAGCTTGGTGAAGGGGACCGTGTGGGCGTGGAGCGCACAGTTTCCGGGGAGCTGCGGCTCTGGGTGAATGGGCGGGATTGCGGGGTGGCTGCCACGGGCCTTCCCGCTCGTGTCTGGGCCGTCGTGGACCTTTACGGCAAGTGCACCCAGATCACCGTGCTACCCCCTGAGCCAGGTTTCAGCCCCCCTACTCCcatccccacacctcccctcGAGCCCTCTGCGCCCCCCGAAGATTCCGCCTTGACTGAACAGGGGACCTCTGGGGATGAAG CCTTCATGGTGTCCCCAGCGCAGGCCCGGCCGGAGACGTTTCCTAACAGCCTTGAGTCGCACAATG ACTTTGCCAGCATGGAGCTGTCCGAAGTGGTGGGCAACGCCATCCTGTCTGCCTACAACGGGGGGCTCCTGAATGTCAACCTGAGCTCCCCGCCGGCAGGGGACGGACTGGGGTCTGGCGGTGCCGCCACCTCGCCCATCCTCACTTCCAACGATGCCCTGCTCTTTCACGAGAAGTGCGGGACCCTCATCAAACTCAGCAACAACAATAAGACCGCCGAGCGCCGCCGGCCCCTGGATGAATTCAACAATGGGGTTGTCATGACCAACCGTCCGCTCCGGGACAATGAGATGTTCGAG ATCCGCATCGACAAGCTCGTGGACAAGTGGTCAGGCTCCATTGAGATCGGTGTCACCACCCACAACCCCAACAACCTGGAGTACCCAGCCACCATGACCAACCTGCAGTCAG GCACCATCATGATGAGTGGCTGTGGGATTCTGACCAACGGCAAGGGCACGCGCCGGGAGTACTGTGAATTCAGTCTGGACGAGCTGCAG GAAGGCGACCACATTGGTCTCACAAGGAAGTCCAACTCTGCCCTACACTTCTTCATTAATGGCATCGACCAGG GCGTGGCTACCCCACTGACGCCCCCGGTGGTGTACGGAGTGGTGGACTTATACGGGATGGCAGTGAAGGTGACCATCGTGCACAACAACAACCATAGCGACCGCCTGCGCCGCAACAATGCCATCCTGCGGGCGCTGTCCCCCGAGGGCGCCCTCCGCCGCACAGCCCCGGCTGCTCAGGCAGAGCCTGAGCGCCTGCTTTTCCACCCCAACTGCGGGCAGAAGGCAGCTATCACCCACGAGGGACGCACGGCCCTGAGGCCCCA TGCCACCGATGACTTCAACCACGGCGTGGTGCTGAGCAGCAGGGCCCTGCGGGACGGAGAGGTGTTCCAGGTGCGCATCGACAAGATGGTGGACAAGTGGGCCGGCTCCATCGAGATCGGCGTCACCACCCACAACCCCGCCTACCTCCAGCTACCCTCCACCATGACCAACTTGCGCTCTG GGACCTGGATGATGACTGGGAACGGGGTGATGCACAACGGGACGACCATCTTGGACGAATACGGGCACAACCTGGACCGCCTCAAG GCAGGGGACACGGTGGGCGTGGTGCGGCGGGAGGACGGGACCCTGCACTTCTTCGTCAACGGGATGACTCAGGGCCCTGCGGCCTGGAACGTGCCCCCGGGCGTCTACGCTGTCGTTGACCTGTATGGCCAGGCGGCCCAGGCTACCATCGTGGACGACGTGG AGGTGCCCCCGGTGCCCGAGCCGCTGCCCGAAGGGAACAACCAGGTGTCGCCCAGCTCCCCGTCGTCAGGGGCCGGGGGCTCCGACCTGCGCTTCCACCAGCTGCACGGCAGCAACGCCGTCATCACCAACGGGGGCCGCACCGCACTCCGGCACAACTGCCGCAGCGAGTTCAATGACGCCATCGTCATCTCCAACCG GGCCCTGCGGGACGGAGAGCTGTTTGAGATCGTCATTCAGAAGATGGTGGACCGCTGGTCAGGCTCCATCGAGGCTG gggTGACCGCTATTCGGCCAGAGGACCTCGAATTCCCCAACACCATGACGGACATCGACTACGACACGTGGATGCTGAG CGGCACGGCCATCATGCAGGACGGGAACACCATGCGCAACAACTACGGCTGCGACCTGGACGCGCTGGGCACGGGCGCGCGCATCGGGATGATGCGCACTGCCAAGGGCGACCTGCATTACTTCATCGACGGCCAGGACCAGGGCGCCGCCTGCTCAGGCTTGCCTCCGG AGGTGTATGCGGTGGTGGACCTGTACGGCCAGTGTGTCCAGGTGTCCATCACCAGTGCCACCGGCCCCATGGACAACAGCCTGGCGACCAGCAACACCGCCACCGAGAAGTCCTTCCCCCTGCACTCCCCAG TGGCCGGCGTGGCTCACCGGTTCCACAGCACCTGTGGCAAGAACGTGACCCTGGAGGAGGATGGCACGAGGGCGGTGCGCGCGGCCGGCTACGCTCATGGCCTCGTCTTCAGCACCAAGGAGCTCAAGCCAGAGGAGGTCTTTGAG GTGAAGGTGGAAGAGCTGGACGAGAAGTGGGCGGGCTCCCTGCGGGTCGGGCTGACCACGCTGGCGCCTGGGGAGATGGGGCCCGGTGCAGGCGGGGGCCCGgggctgcccccctccctcccggaGCTCCGGACGAAGACCACCTGGATGGTGTCCAGCTGTGAAGTGAGGCGCGACGGGCAGCTCCAGAGGATGAACTACGGCCGGAACCTCgagaggctgggg GTGGGGAGCCGGGTGGGCATCCGTCGGGGCGCAGATGACACGATGCACGTCCTGGTGGATGGAGAGGACATGGGGCCCGCGGCCACCGGCATCGCCAAG AACGTGTGGGCCGTGCTGGATCTCTACGGTCCGGTGCGGAGCGTGTCTGTCGTGAGCTCCACGAGGCTGGAGGAGCCGGAGGGCACCCAGCCGCCGTCTCCCAGCTCGGACACTGGCAGTGAGGGCGAGGAAGACGACGACGGGGAGGAGCACGGCCTGAGG GGCCAGAATCAAGTGGCCGTTATGCCCACGGCCCTCGAGTTCCTGGAGAACCATGGGAAGAACATCGTCCTGTCCAACGGGAACCGGACGGCTACGCGGGTGGCCAGCTACAATCAGGGCATCGTCGTCGTCAGCCAGCCCCTGGTGCCCCAGCTGCTGGTCCAG GTGCGGATAGACTTCCTGAACCGACAGTGGACATCTTCCCTGGTTCTGGGAGTCATCACCTGCCCGCCTGAGAGGCTCAActtccctgcttctgcctgtGCCCTCAAGCGGGCGGCCTGGCTGCTCCGGGGTCGTGGTATCTTCCACAACGGTCTCAag ATCTGTGAGAAGTTTGGGCCAAATCTGGACACGTGTCCCGAAGGCACCGTCCTGGGACTGCGGCTGGACAGCTCGGGTGGGCTGCATCTGCACGTCAACGGCATGGACCAGGGCGTGGCTGTGCCCGAcgtcccccagccctgccacgcGCTCGTGGACCTCTACGGGCAGTGTGAGCAG GTGACAATCGTGAGTCCTGAACCAGGGGCTACCAGCGGGAAGAGTGCTGGAACCCAGGGTGACATGGAGAAAGCGGACATGGTGGATG GCATCAAGGAGAGCGTGTGCTGGGGCCCACTGCCTGCCGCCAGCCCTCTCAAGAGCTGCGAGTACCACGGCCTCTGCTCCCGCTTCCAAGAGCTGCTGTTGCTTCCCG AGGATTATTTCATGCCCCCGCCAAAGCGGAGCCTGTGCTACTGTGAGTCTTGCCGGAAGCTCCGAGGGGACGAGGCCCACAGGCGCCGTGGGGAGCCCCCTCGGGAGTACGCTCTACCGTTCGGCTGGTGCAGGTTCAACCTCAG GGTGAATCCCCGCCTGGAAGCTGGGACGCTGACCAAGAAGTGGCACATGGCGTATCACGGGAGCAATGTGGCAGCCGTCCGGAGGGTGCTGGACCGAGGGGAGCTGGGAGCAG GCACCGCCTCCATCCTGAGCTGCCGGCCCTCGAAAGGGGAGCCTGGGGTAGGGTTTGAGGAGCCTGGCGAGAACTGCGCACCCCCGCGGGAGGAGCAGCCCCCTCCGGTGttgctttccccctccctccagtaTGCTGGGGCTGAGACCCTGGCATCCAAAGTGCA ATTCCGGGACCCCAAGTCCCAGCGGACGCACCAGGCCCAGGTGGCGTTCCAGGTGTGCGTGCGCCCCGGCTCCTACACCCCCGGGCCCCCTTCGGCCGCCCTCCGAGAACCTCCCGACCCCCACTTCAGCCCAGCTGAACTCGAGTGGGTAACCAAGGAGAAGGGGGCCACTCTCCTCTATGCCCTGCTGGTGCGGGTGGAGTGA